The genomic stretch CCGAACTGCCCGGCTGCAGCGCAGAAGGCCTTGTCGTCGAGGACGTACTGAAGGAACTCGAGCAACGACGTGTCGAAATGATCGTTGACCTCGTGGAGGCAGGCAAGCAGCCGCCGATTCCCCGAAAACCGCTCACCAACTCAGATCCGCTTTGGGCCGTTCGCGACCCCGGATTGTCGGCCCGCATCGCCGCGCTCCTGCGCAACGCGAAACAGACGCCCTGAATGCACCGCTAGACCTGACGGAGGAAAGTCATGCTTTCGCGCGAAGACAATGAAAGATTGGTCAGGGTCGGCAAAGGGACGCCCCTTGGAGACCTGTTCCGGCTTTACTGGATTCCCTTTTTGCCTTCCGCCGATCTCGTCAAGGACGGGCAGCCGAAACGTGTCCGGCTGCTGGGGGAGGATCTGGTTGCATTCAGGGATACCGAAGGCCGGGTCGGTCTCGTTGACCAGGCGTGCCCGCACCGCGGCGCGCCGCTGATCTTTGGGCGAAACGAGGATTGCGGGTTGCGCTGCGTCTACCACGGCTGGAAATTCGATGTGACCGGCGCGGTGACCGACATGCCGGCTGAGCCGGCGCGCAGCCGCCTCAAGGAGCGCGCCAGGATCAAGGCCTATCCCTGTCAGGAGCGAAACGGAATGCTTTGGACCTACATGGGCCCGGAGGCCGCCAATCCTCCGCCATTGCCGAACCTGGAATGGAATCTGGTCCCGCAGGATCAGGTGCACATCTCGGTGCGGGTTCAGGAATGCAACTGGTTGCAGGCCCTTGAAGGCGAAATCGATTCCGCTCATGCGCCATTGCTGCATGGAAGACTGGACGCGCAGGGCACAACCAGTGCGTGGATTCAGAAGCGGGACCTGCGTCCGACCTTTGAATGCATCAAGCAGGATTTTGGCATGAGCATTGCGGCCCGGCGTAACTACGATGCCAACACCCTGTATTGGCGGGTCAACCAGTTCCTGCTCCCCTTTTATACGTTGGTTCCGCCGTTATCTCCCTTCCCCGATCTGAGTGGCCATGCCTGGGTGCCGATCGACGACGAGAACACGCTTTGCATCATGTTCTCGTATCACCCGTCGCAACCATTGGCGCCGAAGACGCGCAAGATCTTTGAAGAGGGGCACAATGGTCGCGAGAGCGGGCACGCCAGTCGCCATTCGCTCGTTCAAAAGCCCGTAACCGTGCCGTACGCGAACTACTGGACGAAATACAACCCGCAAAACGGTTTCCAGTTCGACTACGGCGCGCAGCAGACAACCTGGTTCTCGGGGTTGCCGGGGCTGTGGGTGCAGGATGGCGCATGCCAAAGTGGTGTTTCGCCGATCTTTGATCGCACCAAGGAGACCTTGTGTTCCAGCGACACCGGCATAGCGATGACCAGGCGGATGCTGCTCGAGTTGCTCGGAGCCTATCGTGACCATGGCACCAAGCCGAAAGGCGTGACCGAGCCCGACGTCTTCATGGTGCGCGCCGTGTCCCTGCGATTGCCACCGGAGGATTCCTGGGTCGACGTCGGCGCCGAGTTCATGCGCCCGCAGCTCGGCGCCGATTTCGGGTACGACGTGTGAGTTCATCAGGCCGCCAACCGAGCAATCCTCGCGTCAACCGAACTTTTGAAGCCAAGAAGCGTCGCTTCGATAGCTATATAGGTATAGGACGACCTTCATGCCGGATAGCGTAGTGCCGGTTCGAGTCAAGCGGATCAGCCTTGAGGCTGAGAACATCAATTCATACGAGTTGATAAGTCCGAACGGTGGCGATCTTGCGCCGTTCACGGCCGGGTCTCACATCGACCTCCATTTGCCGAATGGGATGATCCGCAGCTACTCGCTGGTCAACGAGCAGAACGAACGGAACCGATACATTATCGCGGTCAACAACGACGCGGCCAGCCGAGGCGGCTCAAAACTGATTCACGAAACCATGCGGGTTGGAGATGTGATCACGATCTCGCATCCCCGCAACAATTTTGCTCTGCAGGAAGATGCCGACCATTCGATCCTGATCGCGGGCGGTATCGGTATCACCCCGTTATTGTCGATGATCCGTCGCCTTGAAGCGCTCGGTCGTTCCTGGGAGCTGTTCTACACGGCGAGGACCCGCCTCACCGCGGCGTTCCTCGATGATCTGGAAAACCTTCGACCCGACGTTCATCCGAACCTGCACCTGAACTTCGACGGGGAACCGCCGGCTCAAATGCTCGACCTTTCCGCGATCGTCAAAGCCGCACGTCCGGATGCACATCTTTATTGCTGCGGCCCCGTGCCGATGCTCGAGGCATTCGAAGCGGCCACCGCCGATCGGCCCCCCGGCCACGTCCATGTCGAGTACTTCAAGGCCAGGGAAAAGCCGGTGACGGAGGGGGGCTTCGAGGTGAAGCTGGCGAGGAGCGAACGCGCGATCGCTGTTCGGGCGGGGCAGACGATCCTGGACGCGCTGCTGGAAGCCGGAATTTCGGTGAACTACGCCTGTGCCGAGGGCGTTTGCGGCACCTGCGAGACGCGGGTCGTCGAAGGCGTGCCGGACCATCGGGATCTGTTTCTCAGCAAGGAGGAGCAAGAGGCCAACAAGACCATCATGATCTGCTGCTCCGGCTCAAAGTCACCCAGGCTCATCCTGGATATCTGAACGGACCAATCAACGATTTCGGGGAGGAAACTTGAAAAACCCATCACAGCTGCTGACCATAACGCTGATTGCAATAGGTCTGTCGTCGCCTGTCTTTGCGGAGACGCGATCGATCAAGATCGGTGTGCTCAATGATGCTTCCGGCCCGTACTCCGACAATGGCGGCGAGGGATCGGTCACAGCCGCAAAAATGGCTGCCGAAGACTTCACGAAGCAGCACCCCGACTTTGCCGTGGAGATCATCGCTGCCGATCATCAGAACAAGGCGGACGTCGGGGCCGCCATCGCGCGACGATGGATCGATCAGGATCACGTCGATGCGGTCGCCGACGTGCCGAACTCGGCCGTCGGCCTGGCGGTCAACGAGGTCGTTCGCGGGACCAAGGCGGCGTTGATCGCCTCAAGCGCGGCGTCGTCCGTTCTGACCGGGAAGTACTGCTCCCCCAACACGATCCAATGGACTTTCGACACCTGGGCCGCGTCTCACACGATCGGCAACTATCTCGTAAGCCACGGCGGCAAGAAATGGTACTTTATCGCAACCGATAATGCGCTTGGTAAATCCATGGTTCGCGACGGAACCTCAGTGATCAAGGCCAGCGGCGGATCCGTCGTCGGATCGCTCAATGTTCCCATCAACAGCCCCGACTATGCATCCTTCATATTGCAGGCGGACAGTGCCGGAGCCGATGTGATTGCGTTCGCGACCGCCGGTGGCGACACCGTCAACCTGATCAAGCAAACGTCAGAGTTCGGTCTCAAACAGAACGGTCGTACGTTTGCAGCGCTGCTGACCACGACCAATGACGTGGAATCGAGCGGCCTCGCGGTCGCGCAGGACCTCATCATCACGCAACCGTTCTACTGGAACTTGAACGATGCGAGCCGCGCCTGGTCGGCGAGGTTCATCGCGCGGCAACATGATCAGTCACCCACCGCGTTTCACGCCGGCGTATATTCTTCCGTGCGCGCCTATCTGAATGCGGCCCTCGCTGCAGGAACAAACGACGCGCCGGCGGTGATCCGTAAATTGAAGGAAACGCCTCTTGACGACGACCTGTTCGGGCCGGTGGTTGTGCGTCCGGACGGACGCGCCATTCACAACATGTACATTCTGAAGGTGAAAGCGCCTTCCGCTTCGCATGGCAAATGGGATCTGCTGGAGCAGGTAGGTGTCCTGACCGGGCCGGAAGCGTTCCGTCCGCTCAATGAAGGCGGATGCTCCATGGTCGAGTCGTCAAAAAACAATTGATTCAAAAATTCCGCGAAAAAGGACGAGGATATAGAAATGCTGGATAACCTTGAAGCGGATTTTCCTGAACACGAGCCTCGTCCCGCCGACGCGCCGAAGGCGCTGGAGGGGATCCGGGTGGTCGACTTCTCGCATTTTATCGCCGGACCGTTTGCCACCATGATATTGGCCGATATGGGCGCCGACGTGATCAAGATCGAAGCGCCCGGCCGGGGCGACGATCTCCGCCGCTACCCGCCCATGCATCCCGACCTCAAGCACGGTGCGCCGTTTCTCTGGAATAATCGCAACAAGCGCAGCGTCGGCATCGATCTAAAGTCGCTGGAGGGACTACGAATCGTGCGTGAATTGGTCGCCACGGCGGATGTGGTGGTCGAGAATTTCTCTACCGGAGTTACGCAACGGCTGGGGATCGACTACGACAGTTGCCGCAAGCTCAGGCCGGAGATCATCTACTGCTCGGTGTCGGCCTATGGGCGCGAGGGCGCGTTCGCGGACCGGCTGGGATTTGATCCGATCGCGCAGGTGGAGAGCGGTTTCGTTTCCATGAACGGCTATGCCGATCGCGAAGGCGTGCGCGCACTGTCTCCAGTGATGGATATCAGCACGGCGATGATGGCCTGTAACGCGATACTCGGCGCGCTGGTCGCACGCGAACGCAGCGGCCGAGGTCAAGCGATCGAGGTTTCGCTGTTCGATAATGCCGTGCTGATGACCGGCTATGCGACGCTGCAACACCTTTTCAGCGGCGTCGATACCCAGCGGCATGGCAACACCAGTCCGGACACCTGTCCGTCGGGCGTGTTCCAGGCGCAGGACGGATCATTTTACATCAACTGCGGTAACGACAAGATTTATCAGCGCCTGATGTCGCAGGTGATTGACCGCGCCGACCTGGCGTCGGCTGAAATATATGCAACGGGATCCGATCGAATTCGCCGGCGGGACGAATTGTTCGCGATCCTCGGCGAGGCGTTTGCGCGGCAGCCGTGGTCGTACTGGCAGCCGCGGATGCGGGCGGCCGGGGTGCCGTGCGGGCAGGTGCGCACCGTCGGCGAGGCCATTCGTTCGCCGGAAGCAAGAGAGCGCCAGCTGGTAACCCGTATCCCGCATCCGCAGGCAGGTTGGGTACCCAATGTCAGGTTGCCGATTCGCTACTCGAGAACGCCGGTCGCGGATCCCGTCGCGGCACCTGCGGTTGGTCAACACACCGACGAAGTCATCCGCGAGATCCTCGGCTATGACGAAGACCACCTGGCGCGTCTTTCGGCAGCCGGTGCGTTTGGCGATCAAACGCGACCGCGTGCATCCGCGGAGGTCAAAGCGTAATGGGCCGAACGGGGACAGAGCGCACGCTCAGGGGACGCGTGGCTGTCATCGGAATTGGCGAAACCGAGTATTATCGCCATGGTGCTTCGCCTGATCCTGAATTCAAACTGGCGCTGAAGGCGATCCTTTCGGCCTGCCAGGATGCTGGGCTTGATCCGCGCGAAGTCGACGGGTTCTCATCTTACAGCGATGATCGCAGCGAAGCTTCGCGACTGGCGGCCGCGCTGGGGACGCACAGGCTGCGTACCGCAACGATGCAGTGGGGCGGGGGAGGCGGTGGCTGCTGCGCGGCTGTTGCCAATGCCGCCGCTTCCATCGTCGCCGGTCTCGCCGATTGCGTGGTGGTGTTTCGATCGCTCAGTCAAGGGCAATATGGCCGTTTCGGGCAAACCACCGGGATCGATACCATCTCGGGTGATAAGGCCTATCTGATGCCGTACGGCGTGCTGGCGCCGCCACAACGTTTCGCGATGCGGGTGCAGCGCTTCATGCACGAGCACGGCGTCCAGCAGGAAGCGATGCGCGCGATCGCGCTTGCGTCGTATCACCACGCGCAAGCGAACCCTCGTGCCGTGATGCACGGCAAACCGCTGGATGCGACAAAATATGATGCGTCGCGCTGGATCGCCGAGCCGTTTCACTTATACGATTGCTGTATGGAAAATGACGGCGCGGCAGCCCTCGTGCTGATATCCGAGGAGCGCGCAAGGGAATTTCGCCGAAAACCGGTCTACGTGCTCGGCGCGGCCTTCGGTTCCGGATATCGCACGGGAGCCATCCCTCACAACTCCCCGCTCTACGCCAGTGCAAGTTTCGAAACCGTCGCGCCTGACCTCTATCGCATGGCTGGCCTTGGTCCTTCTGATGTCGGCGTGGTTCAAAGCTACGAGAACTTCACCGGCGGCGTCGTCATGGCGTTGGCAGAGCATGGCTTTTTCAAGCCGGAAGAGGCCAATGATTTCCTCACCCTCGAAAACCTTATTGCGCCCTCCGGGCGTCTCCCACTCAACACCAGCGGCGGCAATCTTGCCGAATGCTACATGCATGGGTTTGAGCTGGTGCTCGAAGCCATTCGCCAGGTTCGAGGTACGTCGACCAACCAGGTGCCGCGGAATGATGTGGCCATGGTGATCGGCGGCCCGATGGTCACGCCGGTTAGCAATCTTCTGTTCGGCTCGGATGCGACGCTATGAGCAAAACGACAGGCCCGTATTATCTTCCTTTGGGCCTGCCAATTCCGGTGGCTGAGCCGGACGGCTTGTCAGCCCCCTACTGGACCGGTTTGCGCCATAATCGGCTACTGGTACAGCGTTGCAGCCATTGCCAGACATGGCAATTCGGGCCGGAATGGGTTTGTCATCGCTGTCACGCGTTCGATCCCGAATGGACTGAAGTCGAGCCGCGCGGCCGCATCTTCAGTTGGGAGCGGGTCTGGCATCCGTCGCACGCGTCGCTCAAAAACCACGGTCCTTACATTGCCGTGCTTGTTGAATTGCCGCACGCCGGCGGCGTGCGGATGATAGGCAACCTGTTGGGCGATCCGATGCAGGAAGTTGTGATTGGAAGAGACGTTAAAGGCGTGTTCGAGCATTATCCAGATTCTGATCCGCCGCATAGCCTTCTGCAGTGGCGCGCGCCCTAGACACGTCAATTTCGGCCGCGCAGTCCACTGAATCTGTCGGATTTTGCCGCAAACTAACCAGTCGTCGACTGACCGCTGTTGGCGCTAAGCGGACAATCCGGGCTTGGCTTGGGCGGCGGCCGACCACCAGGAGCGGTCGCGTTCGATTTAGAGTTCGGTCGCGGGATCAATGTCACGCAGAGCGTGAAGGGGGCGCCGGTTCGTTGTGATCGGCGGCAGCAATCCCCAGCCGGCGGCCCGGACTGCCATCAGATTAAGATCCAGCTCGAATTTGTACAACTCCCACGGCGTCCAATGCTGCGGCTCGAGCTCGACCAGTTCGAGTGGAAGATCGAATTCGTCGAAGTCCGGGACTTCGTCCTGATCGGCAAGATACAGGATGATCGATTTCGTCAGCTCGCTGCTGCACAGGCCAAACAAGCGTTGAACATTCTTCCCACTATCAGGATTATCCGTCGCCACATGTTCGTGGAGGAGCCCATAGGCCAACCTTGTCTGGCCATTTCTCATCACGCGCTGACGAACCTCCTCGGCAAAGCCAACCGGGGGTGGCGGCAGCTCCGGCTGGATCGCGACATCCGCTGGAAAAGGA from Bradyrhizobium sp. Ash2021 encodes the following:
- a CDS encoding CoA transferase, with protein sequence MLDNLEADFPEHEPRPADAPKALEGIRVVDFSHFIAGPFATMILADMGADVIKIEAPGRGDDLRRYPPMHPDLKHGAPFLWNNRNKRSVGIDLKSLEGLRIVRELVATADVVVENFSTGVTQRLGIDYDSCRKLRPEIIYCSVSAYGREGAFADRLGFDPIAQVESGFVSMNGYADREGVRALSPVMDISTAMMACNAILGALVARERSGRGQAIEVSLFDNAVLMTGYATLQHLFSGVDTQRHGNTSPDTCPSGVFQAQDGSFYINCGNDKIYQRLMSQVIDRADLASAEIYATGSDRIRRRDELFAILGEAFARQPWSYWQPRMRAAGVPCGQVRTVGEAIRSPEARERQLVTRIPHPQAGWVPNVRLPIRYSRTPVADPVAAPAVGQHTDEVIREILGYDEDHLARLSAAGAFGDQTRPRASAEVKA
- a CDS encoding PDR/VanB family oxidoreductase, which produces MPDSVVPVRVKRISLEAENINSYELISPNGGDLAPFTAGSHIDLHLPNGMIRSYSLVNEQNERNRYIIAVNNDAASRGGSKLIHETMRVGDVITISHPRNNFALQEDADHSILIAGGIGITPLLSMIRRLEALGRSWELFYTARTRLTAAFLDDLENLRPDVHPNLHLNFDGEPPAQMLDLSAIVKAARPDAHLYCCGPVPMLEAFEAATADRPPGHVHVEYFKAREKPVTEGGFEVKLARSERAIAVRAGQTILDALLEAGISVNYACAEGVCGTCETRVVEGVPDHRDLFLSKEEQEANKTIMICCSGSKSPRLILDI
- a CDS encoding ABC transporter substrate-binding protein encodes the protein MKNPSQLLTITLIAIGLSSPVFAETRSIKIGVLNDASGPYSDNGGEGSVTAAKMAAEDFTKQHPDFAVEIIAADHQNKADVGAAIARRWIDQDHVDAVADVPNSAVGLAVNEVVRGTKAALIASSAASSVLTGKYCSPNTIQWTFDTWAASHTIGNYLVSHGGKKWYFIATDNALGKSMVRDGTSVIKASGGSVVGSLNVPINSPDYASFILQADSAGADVIAFATAGGDTVNLIKQTSEFGLKQNGRTFAALLTTTNDVESSGLAVAQDLIITQPFYWNLNDASRAWSARFIARQHDQSPTAFHAGVYSSVRAYLNAALAAGTNDAPAVIRKLKETPLDDDLFGPVVVRPDGRAIHNMYILKVKAPSASHGKWDLLEQVGVLTGPEAFRPLNEGGCSMVESSKNN
- a CDS encoding acetyl-CoA acetyltransferase; protein product: MAVIGIGETEYYRHGASPDPEFKLALKAILSACQDAGLDPREVDGFSSYSDDRSEASRLAAALGTHRLRTATMQWGGGGGGCCAAVANAAASIVAGLADCVVVFRSLSQGQYGRFGQTTGIDTISGDKAYLMPYGVLAPPQRFAMRVQRFMHEHGVQQEAMRAIALASYHHAQANPRAVMHGKPLDATKYDASRWIAEPFHLYDCCMENDGAAALVLISEERAREFRRKPVYVLGAAFGSGYRTGAIPHNSPLYASASFETVAPDLYRMAGLGPSDVGVVQSYENFTGGVVMALAEHGFFKPEEANDFLTLENLIAPSGRLPLNTSGGNLAECYMHGFELVLEAIRQVRGTSTNQVPRNDVAMVIGGPMVTPVSNLLFGSDATL
- a CDS encoding ring-hydroxylating oxygenase subunit alpha, translated to MTGAVTDMPAEPARSRLKERARIKAYPCQERNGMLWTYMGPEAANPPPLPNLEWNLVPQDQVHISVRVQECNWLQALEGEIDSAHAPLLHGRLDAQGTTSAWIQKRDLRPTFECIKQDFGMSIAARRNYDANTLYWRVNQFLLPFYTLVPPLSPFPDLSGHAWVPIDDENTLCIMFSYHPSQPLAPKTRKIFEEGHNGRESGHASRHSLVQKPVTVPYANYWTKYNPQNGFQFDYGAQQTTWFSGLPGLWVQDGACQSGVSPIFDRTKETLCSSDTGIAMTRRMLLELLGAYRDHGTKPKGVTEPDVFMVRAVSLRLPPEDSWVDVGAEFMRPQLGADFGYDV
- a CDS encoding OB-fold domain-containing protein; this translates as MSKTTGPYYLPLGLPIPVAEPDGLSAPYWTGLRHNRLLVQRCSHCQTWQFGPEWVCHRCHAFDPEWTEVEPRGRIFSWERVWHPSHASLKNHGPYIAVLVELPHAGGVRMIGNLLGDPMQEVVIGRDVKGVFEHYPDSDPPHSLLQWRAP